The following are from one region of the Phycisphaerales bacterium genome:
- a CDS encoding agmatinase family protein, with protein MTQPDFLRLPTTRNDASVVLVGIPFDATTSYRPGTANGPLAVLEASAQVDLEDLRLGRICDRGIVMEPIEPWIAELSAAVRPDAEVLIEVEGEPPVDEDARGRVNAASERVRAYVRETVAGILKDGKTPGLVGGEHSVPLGAIEACAEHAGEIGILQMDAHMDLRDAYCGLTHSHASIMRNALTMIPGVKALAQIGIRDYCREELDFARSAKDTLGKPVTTVFGEDIADTGGDPVLFKNLVERALEALPDAIYVTFDIDALEVYLCPNTGTPVPGGMSFSQAAALIKAIVDSGKKVVGFDLVEVAPDPDPSVRSIDAVVGARVLYKMCALGA; from the coding sequence ATGACCCAGCCCGACTTCCTCCGCCTGCCAACGACTCGCAACGACGCCAGCGTCGTGCTCGTGGGGATCCCCTTCGACGCGACCACCAGCTACCGCCCCGGTACGGCTAATGGGCCGCTGGCCGTTCTCGAAGCCTCGGCCCAGGTCGACCTCGAAGACCTGCGGCTGGGTCGCATCTGTGATCGCGGCATCGTCATGGAGCCCATCGAGCCCTGGATCGCCGAACTCTCCGCGGCGGTGCGTCCCGATGCCGAGGTGCTGATCGAGGTCGAGGGCGAGCCGCCGGTGGACGAGGACGCCCGGGGCCGGGTGAACGCCGCCAGCGAGCGCGTGCGTGCGTACGTACGCGAGACGGTCGCTGGCATCCTGAAGGACGGCAAGACACCCGGCCTGGTCGGCGGCGAGCACAGCGTGCCGCTGGGGGCCATCGAGGCCTGCGCCGAGCACGCCGGCGAGATCGGCATCCTGCAGATGGACGCCCACATGGACCTGCGCGACGCCTATTGCGGGCTGACGCACAGCCACGCCTCGATCATGCGCAACGCGCTCACGATGATTCCGGGCGTGAAGGCCCTGGCTCAGATCGGCATCCGCGACTATTGCAGGGAGGAACTGGACTTCGCCCGATCGGCCAAGGACACGCTGGGCAAGCCCGTGACCACGGTTTTTGGCGAAGACATCGCCGACACGGGCGGCGACCCGGTGCTGTTCAAGAATCTGGTCGAGCGGGCACTGGAAGCGCTGCCCGACGCGATCTACGTCACCTTCGACATCGATGCGCTCGAGGTCTACCTGTGCCCCAACACCGGCACGCCCGTGCCCGGGGGCATGAGCTTCTCGCAGGCGGCGGCGCTCATCAAGGCCATCGTCGACAGCGGCAAGAAGGTGGTCGGGTTCGACCTGGTCGAGGTCGCGCCCGACCCGGACCCGAGCGTGCGATCCATCGACGCAGTGGTGGGGGCGCGGGTGCTGTACAAGATGTGCGCACTGGGCGCATAA
- a CDS encoding AbgT family transporter, with amino-acid sequence MDPSDTSRSPADPQLSTKRRGALDWIEWLGNKLPDAATLFLLGAIVVMLVSHIAYVGNWSVDVQALRETVDPATGEATTELVPTGVTLTARSLLTSDGLYWCLSTMVANFMGFAPLGVVLTGMLGIGVAEKTGLIGAGLKAFMKVVPNRFLTPAMVFLGIMSSFGLDAGYVVLPPLAALLYKSVGRSPLAGIAAVFAGVAAGFNANLVVTGLDPMLAALSTQGAQIIDPDYQVAATCNWWFMIASTFIITGVGWATSSWFVERRLSRKSIEEGGPAPVEATDLESQQITPTEQKGLFAATIAGVIVIATIVGCVLIKDSPLYDYTMPGVATAENPEPDPAIADLVKENGQPVAPPETMPESAVVVEGKGYYTDATLSRFVTDAGDVLQKRSPPFARWVVVITPLIFIGSIIPGMVYGMVTGSIKSTKDAGAVMIKAIEMMAPIIVLAFFAAQFIQYMSYSGLDVMMAHAGGQSLATSGLSKYGLVVAFIVMTMFFNLFIGSMSAKYTLFAPIFVPMLMFVGISPELTQAAYRIGDSTTNIITPLNAYLVIILVFMQRFAPRSGMGTLISMMMPYTLVFAVVWTILILLWMALGIELGPNGPLSYTMTQG; translated from the coding sequence ATGGACCCCAGCGACACCTCCCGTTCGCCCGCCGATCCGCAGTTGAGCACCAAGCGCCGCGGCGCCCTGGACTGGATCGAGTGGCTTGGCAACAAGCTTCCCGACGCGGCCACCCTGTTCCTGCTGGGTGCGATCGTGGTCATGCTCGTCAGCCACATCGCCTACGTGGGCAACTGGTCGGTCGACGTGCAGGCCCTGCGTGAGACGGTCGACCCCGCCACGGGCGAGGCGACGACCGAACTGGTGCCCACCGGCGTGACGCTGACGGCGCGCAGCCTGCTGACCAGCGACGGGCTGTACTGGTGCCTGAGCACGATGGTCGCCAACTTCATGGGCTTTGCGCCCCTGGGCGTGGTGCTCACCGGCATGCTGGGCATCGGCGTGGCCGAGAAGACCGGTCTCATCGGGGCCGGTCTCAAGGCGTTCATGAAGGTCGTGCCCAACCGGTTCCTGACGCCCGCCATGGTGTTCCTGGGAATCATGAGCAGCTTTGGGCTCGACGCGGGCTACGTGGTGCTGCCGCCGCTGGCCGCGCTCCTGTACAAGTCCGTGGGCCGATCGCCGCTGGCGGGCATCGCGGCGGTGTTCGCGGGCGTGGCGGCCGGCTTCAATGCGAACCTCGTCGTGACGGGCCTGGACCCCATGCTCGCTGCCCTGAGCACGCAGGGCGCCCAGATCATCGATCCGGATTACCAGGTCGCCGCGACCTGCAACTGGTGGTTCATGATCGCCTCGACGTTCATCATCACTGGCGTGGGCTGGGCCACCAGCTCGTGGTTCGTCGAACGCCGACTGAGCCGCAAGAGCATCGAAGAAGGCGGCCCGGCGCCGGTGGAAGCCACCGACTTGGAAAGCCAGCAGATCACGCCAACCGAACAGAAGGGCCTGTTTGCCGCCACGATCGCCGGCGTGATCGTCATCGCCACCATCGTTGGCTGCGTGCTTATCAAGGACTCGCCGCTCTACGACTACACGATGCCGGGCGTGGCGACGGCTGAGAACCCCGAGCCCGATCCGGCGATCGCCGACCTGGTGAAGGAAAACGGTCAGCCCGTCGCGCCGCCGGAGACGATGCCCGAATCAGCGGTCGTCGTCGAGGGCAAGGGCTACTACACCGACGCCACCCTTTCGAGATTCGTCACCGATGCGGGCGACGTGCTCCAGAAGCGCTCGCCGCCGTTCGCGCGCTGGGTGGTGGTCATCACGCCGCTGATCTTCATCGGATCGATCATTCCGGGCATGGTCTATGGCATGGTGACCGGCAGCATCAAGAGCACGAAGGACGCCGGGGCCGTGATGATCAAGGCCATCGAGATGATGGCGCCCATCATCGTGCTGGCGTTCTTTGCCGCCCAGTTCATCCAGTACATGAGCTACAGCGGGCTCGACGTGATGATGGCCCACGCGGGCGGGCAGTCGCTGGCGACCAGCGGGCTGAGCAAGTACGGGCTCGTGGTGGCGTTCATCGTAATGACGATGTTCTTCAACCTGTTTATCGGGTCCATGAGCGCCAAGTACACGCTCTTCGCGCCCATCTTCGTCCCCATGCTCATGTTCGTAGGCATCAGCCCCGAGCTGACCCAGGCGGCCTACCGCATCGGCGACAGCACCACGAACATCATCACGCCCCTGAATGCGTACTTGGTGATCATCCTGGTATTCATGCAGAGGTTCGCTCCGCGTTCGGGTATGGGCACACTGATTTCCATGATGATGCCCTACACCCTGGTCTTTGCCGTCGTCTGGACGATCCTGATCCTGCTCTGGATGGCACTGGGCATCGAGCTCGGTCCCAACGGGCCTCTGTCGTACACGATGACCCAGGGCTGA
- a CDS encoding exosortase/archaeosortase family protein: MSLAARTWTAWTPVQACVAVAAAVLACLPAWRDIYVSATTDPDNGYIVLVPAVAGWLALCRRRRLRSAGRHGLWLGPVIAAVAGGVYLVGGALDSTLTVHLGAIGVLIGAIWSVVGSSVMLRMSPAVVALFFLAPAPMPWLLPVTDVLSAWSLAVTAGVLEVFGMPAYSSGQELVVGVEQISLGDFAGVRMIAAIGLVTYAFAFGTPLRHGVRIALVLASPLVAMVANIVRLVPFAILAESWPASTNFLAQLSGWLTLALSLGMLYGGIRLLAFAQVPARRYALAYQ; the protein is encoded by the coding sequence ATGAGCCTCGCCGCCCGCACCTGGACCGCATGGACGCCCGTGCAGGCGTGCGTTGCCGTGGCCGCCGCGGTGCTGGCGTGCCTGCCGGCATGGCGTGACATCTACGTCAGCGCCACGACCGATCCGGACAACGGGTACATCGTGCTCGTGCCCGCCGTAGCCGGCTGGCTGGCGCTGTGCCGGCGACGCAGGCTCCGCAGCGCAGGCCGCCATGGCTTATGGCTCGGTCCGGTCATCGCGGCCGTGGCCGGCGGGGTCTACCTCGTGGGCGGTGCGCTCGATTCAACCCTGACCGTGCACCTGGGCGCCATCGGCGTACTCATCGGAGCCATCTGGTCGGTCGTGGGTAGCAGCGTGATGCTGCGCATGAGTCCGGCGGTCGTGGCGCTCTTCTTCCTGGCCCCCGCGCCCATGCCGTGGCTGCTGCCGGTCACCGACGTGCTGAGCGCATGGAGCCTGGCGGTGACCGCGGGCGTGCTCGAAGTCTTTGGCATGCCGGCCTACTCCAGCGGGCAGGAACTGGTGGTGGGCGTCGAGCAGATCAGCCTGGGCGACTTCGCCGGCGTCCGCATGATCGCAGCCATCGGCCTGGTGACGTACGCCTTTGCATTCGGCACGCCGCTGCGCCATGGCGTGCGCATCGCGCTCGTGCTGGCCAGCCCGCTCGTGGCGATGGTTGCCAACATCGTTCGTCTCGTGCCGTTTGCCATCCTGGCCGAATCGTGGCCCGCCTCGACCAATTTCCTTGCCCAGCTCAGCGGCTGGCTCACGCTGGCACTCTCGCTCGGCATGCTGTACGGCGGCATTCGGCTGCTCGCCTTTGCCCAGGTTCCCGCCCGCCGCTACGCCCTGGCTTATCAGTGA